The following coding sequences lie in one Hyalangium ruber genomic window:
- a CDS encoding substrate-binding domain-containing protein: protein MNSRALIIIGLIAAVGGVLYLSRDSGDAGRAVSGQERGPSKPVKYPEVTEISFLYSTEKEAWIEEAAIAFQKENPSIQVRLMGQGSLDAAQAILDGREKPTVWSPADSAVLKLLESDWATEPSRGPLFAREGEDAPRPLVMTPLVFVVWEDRARVLLKANEGKSISWKVIHKAVASDQGWPAIGGQADWGFVKLGHTDPTRSNSGLQAMLLATLEYYNKRTGLTVGDLLDPKYQEWIRQLEKGVTRLEASSGTFMTDMIRFGPAKYDIAVVYENLAISRIANAQERWGNLKVYYPPVTLWSDHPAAVLQGEWVTPQQKAAARQWLAYLRSQKVQERALAFGFRPADSAVHIKTQDASNPFTRLAEHGIQVDVPPAAEVPEGAVVRNLLTMWSRVVGNR from the coding sequence ATGAACTCCAGGGCACTGATCATCATTGGCCTCATCGCGGCGGTAGGAGGAGTCCTCTACCTGTCGCGAGATAGCGGTGATGCGGGCAGGGCGGTGAGCGGGCAGGAGCGCGGGCCGAGCAAGCCCGTGAAGTACCCGGAGGTGACGGAGATCTCCTTCCTCTACAGCACGGAGAAGGAGGCGTGGATCGAGGAGGCGGCGATTGCGTTCCAGAAGGAGAACCCCTCCATCCAGGTGCGCCTGATGGGGCAGGGCTCGCTGGATGCGGCCCAGGCCATCCTGGATGGGCGGGAGAAGCCCACGGTCTGGAGCCCGGCGGACAGCGCGGTGCTGAAGTTGCTGGAGTCGGACTGGGCGACGGAGCCCTCGCGCGGGCCGCTGTTCGCGCGGGAGGGAGAGGACGCACCGCGTCCGCTGGTGATGACACCGCTGGTGTTCGTGGTGTGGGAGGACCGGGCCCGGGTGCTGCTGAAGGCCAACGAGGGCAAGTCCATCTCCTGGAAGGTGATCCACAAGGCGGTGGCGAGTGACCAGGGCTGGCCAGCGATTGGGGGCCAGGCGGACTGGGGCTTCGTGAAGCTGGGGCACACGGACCCAACGCGCTCGAACTCGGGGCTGCAGGCGATGCTGCTGGCCACGCTGGAGTACTACAACAAGCGCACGGGGCTGACGGTGGGGGACCTGTTGGATCCGAAGTACCAGGAGTGGATCCGGCAGTTGGAGAAGGGCGTCACGAGGCTCGAGGCGTCATCGGGCACGTTCATGACGGACATGATCCGGTTCGGGCCCGCGAAGTACGACATCGCGGTGGTGTACGAGAACCTGGCGATCTCGAGGATCGCGAATGCGCAGGAGCGGTGGGGGAACCTGAAGGTGTACTACCCGCCGGTCACGCTCTGGAGCGACCACCCGGCGGCGGTGCTACAGGGGGAGTGGGTGACGCCGCAGCAGAAGGCGGCGGCGCGGCAATGGCTGGCGTACCTGCGGAGCCAGAAGGTGCAGGAGCGAGCGTTGGCGTTCGGCTTCCGGCCGGCGGATTCGGCGGTACACATCAAGACGCAGGATGCCTCGAACCCATTCACGCGGCTGGCGGAGCACGGAATCCAGGTGGACGTGCCCCCAGCGGCGGAGGTGCCGGAGGGGGCGGTGGTTCGCAACCTGCTGACGATGTGGTCGCGCGTGGTGGGCAACCGCTGA
- a CDS encoding GNAT family N-acetyltransferase, translated as MIRLATAHDVPAILQLIRALADYEKLSHQVVVTETQLREHLFGPRPYAEVLLAEDAGQVVGYALFFHSYSTFLGRPSLYLEDLFVLPEQRGKGHGKALLARLARLAVDRGCGRFEWMVLDWNTPAIQFYESLGAALSPEWKLCRMTGEALERFAATAA; from the coding sequence ATGATCCGCCTCGCCACCGCTCACGACGTCCCCGCCATCCTCCAGCTCATCCGCGCCCTGGCCGACTACGAGAAGCTCTCGCACCAGGTCGTCGTCACCGAGACACAACTGCGCGAGCACCTCTTCGGCCCCCGCCCCTACGCGGAGGTGCTGCTGGCCGAGGACGCGGGCCAGGTGGTGGGCTACGCGCTCTTCTTCCACAGCTACTCGACCTTCCTGGGCCGGCCGAGCCTGTACCTGGAGGACCTCTTCGTCCTGCCCGAGCAGCGCGGAAAGGGACACGGCAAGGCGCTGCTGGCGCGGCTGGCACGGCTCGCCGTCGATCGGGGCTGCGGGCGCTTCGAGTGGATGGTGCTCGACTGGAACACGCCAGCCATCCAGTTCTACGAGTCCCTGGGCGCGGCGCTTTCACCCGAGTGGAAGCTGTGCCGCATGACGGGTGAGGCGCTCGAGCGCTTCGCCGCGACCGCCGCCTGA
- a CDS encoding GNAT family N-acetyltransferase, with product METGKSEFGPPAAEEMSVVADILSQSFATSAQESAAALEKSGPANLRVLREAGEVVGTAFPIPMGQWYGGRRVAMAGVGGVGVAPSARGRGTATRLMQQVLQELRGKGFPLSVLYPSTQALYRRVGYEQAGSRFELRVQVQGLDFTERTLSLRPVKASDQAALQEVYRRHASSRPGYLDRGPYSWERMSNPRGETAHGFLVEGASGVEGYVYVVRRRQQGFMQELFLTDFVALTPAAARRLLSFLGDHRSLATEVAWTGSSADPLLFLLREQRYQAKLLFHWMLRVLDVPAALEARGYPAGLSGALHLEVEDELFPENRGRFLLEVEGGQGRVRRGGEGRVKLDIRTLAPLYTGFLSPEALRLAGALMTDDASMPVAAAMFSGAPPSMADMF from the coding sequence ATGGAGACGGGCAAGTCGGAGTTCGGTCCCCCGGCGGCGGAGGAGATGTCGGTGGTGGCGGACATCCTCTCCCAGTCGTTCGCCACGTCGGCCCAGGAGAGCGCCGCGGCGCTGGAGAAGTCGGGACCGGCGAACCTTCGAGTGTTGCGCGAGGCGGGCGAGGTGGTGGGCACGGCGTTCCCCATCCCCATGGGCCAGTGGTACGGCGGGCGTCGGGTCGCCATGGCGGGCGTTGGCGGAGTCGGGGTGGCTCCGAGTGCTCGCGGGCGGGGCACGGCCACCCGGCTCATGCAGCAGGTGCTGCAGGAGTTGCGAGGCAAGGGCTTTCCCCTCTCCGTGCTCTATCCGTCCACCCAGGCGCTCTACCGGCGCGTGGGCTACGAGCAGGCCGGGAGCCGGTTCGAGCTCCGCGTGCAGGTCCAGGGGCTGGATTTCACGGAGCGGACCCTCTCGCTGCGGCCGGTGAAGGCCTCCGATCAGGCGGCCCTCCAAGAGGTCTACCGCCGCCATGCCTCGTCGCGGCCGGGCTACCTCGATCGGGGCCCCTACAGTTGGGAGCGCATGAGCAACCCCCGAGGCGAGACAGCGCACGGGTTCCTCGTCGAAGGGGCTAGCGGCGTGGAGGGCTACGTCTACGTCGTGCGTCGCCGCCAACAGGGCTTCATGCAGGAGCTCTTCCTTACGGACTTCGTCGCGCTCACCCCTGCCGCGGCCCGGCGGCTGTTGAGCTTCTTGGGAGACCACCGCTCGCTGGCCACCGAGGTGGCGTGGACGGGCAGTTCGGCTGACCCGCTGCTCTTCCTCCTCCGGGAGCAGCGCTACCAGGCCAAGCTGCTGTTCCACTGGATGCTGCGCGTGCTGGACGTCCCCGCTGCCCTCGAGGCTCGGGGCTACCCGGCGGGGCTCTCCGGCGCGCTCCACCTGGAGGTGGAGGACGAGCTGTTCCCCGAGAACCGTGGGCGCTTCCTCCTCGAGGTGGAGGGAGGCCAGGGCCGAGTCCGGCGGGGCGGGGAAGGGCGGGTGAAGCTGGACATCCGCACGCTCGCGCCGCTCTACACGGGCTTCCTGTCCCCGGAGGCGCTCCGGTTGGCGGGGGCGCTGATGACGGATGACGCCTCCATGCCCGTGGCCGCGGCGATGTTCTCCGGGGCTCCGCCGTCCATGGCGGACATGTTCTGA
- a CDS encoding DUF4476 domain-containing protein — protein MRALVVAVAVLMSAAASAQSPSQAQAAQAQSQDLKRAPPPGQPTGPVAPPSSTPNYGPGYNGPSDSFRHEGTLVVVERERMAERLAQMERLLERALERAERGQGRTNLLKLGDELDAMRDALNNAPDVRRYQPRPQPPPPPPAPTPMVQPITEDQLQKLTKSINRESFGDGKLRVLESAASQQYFLVPQVLKLLQRFTFSGDRMQAMRVLWPRVLDRENAYQLYGAFSFPSEKEELRKIIGN, from the coding sequence ATGAGGGCTCTCGTCGTCGCTGTTGCAGTGCTGATGTCGGCCGCCGCTTCCGCGCAGTCCCCGTCCCAGGCCCAGGCGGCCCAGGCGCAGTCCCAGGATCTCAAGCGCGCTCCCCCCCCGGGGCAGCCCACGGGTCCCGTCGCCCCGCCCTCCAGCACTCCCAACTACGGCCCTGGCTACAACGGCCCCTCGGACTCATTCCGGCATGAGGGCACGCTGGTGGTGGTCGAGCGCGAGCGGATGGCGGAGCGCCTGGCCCAGATGGAGCGGCTGCTGGAGAGGGCGCTGGAACGCGCCGAACGCGGCCAGGGGCGAACCAACCTGTTGAAGCTGGGAGACGAGCTGGACGCGATGCGGGATGCGCTGAACAACGCGCCGGATGTGCGTCGCTACCAGCCGCGTCCCCAGCCGCCCCCGCCCCCGCCTGCGCCGACGCCGATGGTGCAGCCCATCACGGAGGACCAGCTCCAGAAGCTCACGAAGTCCATCAACCGCGAGTCCTTCGGGGACGGGAAGCTGCGGGTGCTCGAGTCGGCGGCGAGCCAGCAGTACTTCCTGGTGCCCCAGGTGCTGAAGCTGCTCCAGCGCTTCACCTTCTCGGGAGACCGGATGCAGGCGATGCGGGTGCTCTGGCCGCGCGTGCTGGACCGCGAGAACGCCTACCAGCTCTACGGGGCCTTCAGCTTCCCCAGCGAGAAGGAAGAGCTGCGGAAGATCATCGGTAACTGA
- a CDS encoding Spy/CpxP family protein refolding chaperone — protein MKKKIAIAASAVLAVVLLSGFRGGGWNRDPERIKQMVTWKLDDKLDDLDATDAQKKSVHAVKDRLFEDGKRLAEEHQATRMEVLTQLESDAPDAQRLHALVDTRIDEIRAFAHKVTDAALEVHRTLTPAQRKELSTEYREKMGIK, from the coding sequence ATGAAGAAGAAGATCGCCATCGCCGCTTCCGCCGTCCTCGCCGTCGTCCTGCTCAGCGGCTTCCGCGGCGGCGGCTGGAACCGGGACCCCGAGCGCATCAAGCAGATGGTCACCTGGAAGCTGGACGACAAGCTGGATGACCTGGACGCCACCGACGCGCAGAAGAAGTCCGTCCATGCCGTGAAGGACCGGCTGTTCGAGGACGGCAAGCGCCTGGCGGAGGAGCACCAGGCCACGCGCATGGAGGTACTGACGCAGCTCGAGTCGGATGCCCCGGACGCGCAGCGGCTGCACGCCCTGGTGGACACTCGCATCGACGAGATCCGCGCGTTTGCCCACAAGGTAACGGATGCCGCGCTGGAGGTGCATCGCACCCTGACTCCGGCCCAGCGCAAGGAGCTGTCCACCGAGTACCGCGAGAAGATGGGCATCAAGTAA
- a CDS encoding WGR domain-containing protein has product MRRFEFVEGSSSKFWIPELEGSTFIVTYGRIGTAGQRKEKAFPDEESARREYERKVAEKVREGYKEVSAEGEAPAPAPEKKEKAPPPKAELPRRVRPAKPTAEQVTAAAQALSALEGRLGKRSWQVRVQARRARRVLRSLGGIDPAAHASLGPAFDALMARVVAPKGEERLPLRLAMMLLAELDVAAFVRATQLWKRAPAGAPASASAVALASEVEALGEPELALRVGVLLAERPELRGGSEPGWQRRWSLLKPHLEAHFQQKGGTLEAHLRTLEKGGDPHLAQRASRMGA; this is encoded by the coding sequence ATGCGCAGGTTCGAGTTCGTCGAGGGCTCCAGCTCCAAGTTCTGGATTCCGGAGCTGGAGGGCAGCACCTTCATCGTGACGTACGGGCGGATTGGCACCGCGGGGCAGCGCAAGGAGAAGGCCTTCCCCGACGAGGAGAGCGCGCGGCGCGAGTACGAGCGCAAGGTCGCCGAGAAGGTGCGCGAGGGCTACAAGGAGGTGAGCGCCGAGGGCGAGGCGCCCGCTCCCGCGCCGGAGAAAAAGGAGAAGGCGCCACCGCCCAAGGCGGAGCTGCCCCGGCGGGTGCGCCCGGCAAAGCCCACGGCGGAGCAGGTGACGGCGGCCGCGCAGGCGCTCTCGGCGCTGGAGGGGCGACTCGGCAAGCGGAGCTGGCAGGTGCGCGTGCAGGCACGGCGGGCGCGGCGGGTGCTCCGGAGCCTTGGAGGCATCGACCCCGCAGCGCATGCCTCGCTGGGCCCGGCGTTCGACGCGTTGATGGCGCGGGTGGTGGCGCCCAAGGGCGAGGAGCGGCTGCCGCTGCGGCTTGCGATGATGCTGCTGGCGGAGCTGGATGTGGCGGCGTTCGTCCGGGCCACGCAGCTGTGGAAGCGCGCTCCGGCGGGAGCTCCGGCCTCCGCGAGCGCCGTGGCGTTGGCGAGCGAGGTGGAGGCGCTGGGCGAGCCGGAGCTGGCGCTGCGCGTGGGAGTGCTCCTGGCCGAGCGCCCCGAGCTCCGCGGAGGCTCCGAGCCGGGCTGGCAGCGGCGGTGGAGCTTGCTCAAGCCCCACCTGGAGGCGCACTTCCAGCAGAAGGGCGGAACGCTCGAGGCGCACCTGCGCACCTTGGAGAAGGGGGGAGACCCCCACCTCGCGCAGCGTGCCTCCCGGATGGGGGCATGA
- a CDS encoding NAD-dependent epimerase/dehydratase family protein, translated as MRAFVTGGSGFVGKRLIAALREKGHAVRALGRSVAARGEVGQLGAEPWEGDLSNVEALKQGMDGCELVFHSAALVKPWGARAEFFEANVRGTENVLEAARAAGVKRLVHVSTEAVLVDGTPTANMDETRPLPSKPIGHYSSTKNAAERLVLSVNSPELTTVVVRPRFIWGKGDNAVLPAIIEAVKSGRFRWVDGGHYKTSTCHVVNCVEGMLLAAEKGQGGQAYFLTDGEPVDFREFITALLKTQGVDPGRKTIPRGLAMGVATVSEALWSFLSLSSPPPLTRSELLLVGWEVTVNDEKARRELGYKERVTRQEGLRELEQAKA; from the coding sequence ATGCGGGCGTTCGTCACCGGTGGTTCCGGATTCGTGGGCAAGCGGCTCATCGCGGCGCTTCGGGAGAAGGGGCACGCGGTGCGCGCCCTGGGGCGCTCCGTGGCGGCCCGCGGCGAGGTGGGCCAGCTCGGGGCCGAGCCCTGGGAGGGAGACCTCTCGAACGTGGAGGCGCTCAAGCAAGGCATGGACGGCTGCGAGCTCGTCTTCCACTCCGCGGCGTTGGTGAAGCCCTGGGGCGCGCGGGCCGAGTTCTTCGAGGCCAACGTGCGCGGCACGGAGAACGTGCTGGAGGCGGCGCGGGCGGCGGGCGTCAAGCGGCTGGTCCATGTCAGCACCGAGGCCGTGCTCGTGGACGGTACGCCGACGGCCAACATGGATGAGACGCGGCCCCTGCCGAGCAAACCCATTGGCCATTACTCGTCCACCAAGAACGCGGCGGAGCGGCTGGTGCTCTCGGTCAACTCGCCCGAGCTGACCACGGTCGTCGTGCGCCCTCGCTTCATCTGGGGCAAGGGGGACAATGCCGTCCTGCCCGCGATCATCGAGGCGGTGAAGTCCGGCAGGTTCCGCTGGGTGGACGGCGGTCACTACAAGACGTCTACCTGCCACGTGGTCAACTGCGTGGAGGGGATGCTGCTCGCGGCGGAGAAGGGCCAGGGAGGACAGGCGTATTTCCTCACCGACGGCGAGCCGGTCGACTTCCGCGAGTTCATCACCGCGCTGCTGAAGACGCAGGGGGTGGACCCGGGCCGCAAGACGATTCCCCGAGGGCTCGCCATGGGGGTGGCCACGGTGTCCGAGGCCCTCTGGAGCTTCCTGTCGCTGTCGAGTCCTCCGCCTCTCACCCGCTCGGAGCTGCTGCTGGTGGGCTGGGAAGTGACCGTGAACGACGAGAAGGCGCGGCGGGAGCTGGGCTACAAGGAGCGGGTCACCCGGCAGGAGGGGCTGCGCGAGCTGGAGCAGGCGAAGGCCTGA
- a CDS encoding zinc ribbon domain-containing protein gives MLAVESQCERCHSALEAEDLRCPVCALPTPRDSRALAERERARLIRCNTCGAAIAYSVEAQAPRCAYCASEMHLETQEDPIDQAEHFVPFAVNPEQARQALSAFLGNSGFFRPSDLASRAALDSLKPLWWPGWEFSARVEVSWTADTDAGAHRSAWAPHAGMAQLVLHHILVSASRGLTEKETDRLAPSYDIAQATSAPQGPEGAQVELFDLTRSGARKQILAAVEKTARERISQTELPGRRHRNLHVSPVLSGLNTTNYALPAYVLAYRYGSKLYRVVVHGQDASCVLGEKPVSWTKVILTSLAVLAVILVVAMLFLRS, from the coding sequence ATGCTGGCCGTCGAATCCCAGTGCGAGCGGTGCCACAGCGCCTTGGAGGCCGAGGACCTCCGCTGCCCCGTCTGCGCGCTCCCCACGCCCCGCGATTCCCGAGCGCTGGCGGAGCGAGAGCGCGCCCGACTCATCCGCTGTAACACCTGCGGGGCGGCCATCGCGTACTCGGTGGAGGCCCAGGCGCCGCGGTGCGCCTACTGCGCCTCGGAGATGCACCTCGAGACGCAGGAGGACCCGATCGATCAAGCGGAGCACTTCGTCCCCTTCGCGGTGAACCCGGAGCAAGCGCGGCAGGCGCTATCGGCCTTCCTGGGCAACAGCGGCTTCTTCCGGCCCTCGGACCTGGCCAGCCGCGCCGCGCTGGACTCGCTCAAGCCGCTGTGGTGGCCGGGCTGGGAGTTCAGCGCGCGGGTCGAGGTGAGCTGGACGGCGGACACCGACGCGGGCGCCCACCGCAGTGCCTGGGCCCCCCACGCGGGAATGGCCCAACTCGTGCTGCACCACATCCTGGTCTCCGCCTCCCGAGGGCTGACGGAGAAGGAGACGGACCGACTCGCGCCGTCCTATGACATCGCCCAGGCCACCTCCGCGCCTCAGGGGCCCGAGGGCGCGCAGGTGGAGCTCTTCGACCTGACGCGCTCGGGCGCCCGGAAGCAGATCCTGGCCGCCGTGGAGAAGACGGCCCGAGAGCGCATCTCCCAGACGGAGCTGCCGGGCCGCCGCCACCGCAACCTGCACGTGTCGCCAGTGTTGTCGGGCCTGAACACGACGAACTACGCGCTGCCCGCCTACGTGCTCGCCTACCGCTACGGCTCGAAGCTGTACCGCGTCGTGGTCCACGGACAGGACGCAAGCTGCGTCCTCGGAGAGAAGCCCGTCTCCTGGACGAAGGTCATCCTCACCAGCCTCGCCGTCCTGGCGGTCATCCTGGTGGTGGCGATGCTGTTCCTGCGCTCGTGA
- a CDS encoding endonuclease V: MLASVDVDYRPDATVAACVLFQDWGDAAEAAHFIDRGPPAEAYVPGEFYRRELPALLRVLALAPAPLVTVVIDGYVWLGGEERPGLGAHLYEALGQSVPVIGVAKTTFQSSRVSLPVLRGASQRALLVTAVGMDVQAAAACIQRMHGPSRLPTLLKRADRLCREA; this comes from the coding sequence ATGCTCGCCAGTGTCGACGTGGACTACCGCCCCGACGCCACGGTGGCCGCGTGTGTCCTCTTCCAGGACTGGGGTGACGCGGCCGAGGCGGCGCACTTCATCGACCGGGGGCCTCCAGCGGAGGCCTATGTCCCCGGCGAGTTCTACCGCCGGGAGCTGCCCGCGCTGCTGCGGGTGCTGGCCCTCGCGCCCGCGCCGCTGGTGACCGTGGTCATCGACGGCTACGTGTGGCTCGGAGGCGAGGAAAGGCCCGGGCTGGGCGCCCACCTGTACGAGGCGCTCGGGCAGAGCGTGCCTGTCATCGGCGTGGCGAAGACGACGTTCCAATCCAGCCGCGTCTCCTTGCCCGTGCTGCGCGGCGCCAGCCAGCGGGCCCTGCTCGTCACCGCCGTGGGCATGGACGTGCAGGCAGCCGCCGCGTGCATCCAACGCATGCATGGCCCTTCCCGCCTGCCCACCCTGCTCAAGCGCGCGGACCGGCTCTGCCGGGAGGCGTGA
- a CDS encoding GspE/PulE family protein, which translates to MSQGSEEGFSELSQYQLDRGSMRLLPEPFCRRHFVVVLGKVDPAARHAPVTVGMLNPDVPHVLTQISDLLERPLHAVRLNRYEIESALETGFGVGPRVTADLVIRPRPPSRTKPTAVEMLDYILSIAVEKKASDIHIESYPADVDLRLRIDGILHQLYTDMSPETVHEVVNRIKVLAQMDITERRKPHDGRIRAVIELGESQRKVIDYRVSVVPSPAGEDVVIRILDANAGLVPVTQLGMSQDMHRTFLQLLANPEGLVLVTGPTGSGKTTTLYSALAQLTDGRKKIITAEDPIEYFVPKINQKQVSEHMPYPVLLRALMRQDPNVLLMGEVRDLETGSTAINAARTGHIVLGTLHTADAVGTIGRLRGLELDDTDIADALLAVLAQRLARRVCEKCSEPREPTEEQRALFGRLLDGIQLRAGRGCDHCHHTGYRKRVGIFEMLVVDPGMQDLIVAGAHNAQLRKYAREKGFKTMVDDALEKIASGQTSLDELVRVVPYRHIIATRDERQGK; encoded by the coding sequence ATGTCGCAAGGCTCCGAAGAAGGCTTCTCAGAACTCTCGCAGTACCAGCTCGACCGCGGTTCGATGCGGCTGCTGCCCGAGCCCTTCTGCCGTCGCCACTTCGTGGTGGTGCTGGGCAAGGTCGACCCGGCGGCGCGCCATGCACCCGTGACGGTGGGCATGCTCAACCCGGATGTGCCCCATGTCCTGACGCAGATCAGCGACTTGCTGGAGCGACCCCTCCACGCGGTGCGGCTCAACCGCTATGAGATCGAGTCCGCCCTGGAGACGGGCTTCGGCGTCGGGCCGCGCGTCACGGCGGATCTCGTCATCCGGCCCCGCCCGCCCTCGCGTACCAAGCCCACGGCGGTCGAGATGCTCGACTACATCCTCTCCATCGCCGTGGAGAAGAAGGCCTCGGACATCCACATCGAGAGCTACCCCGCGGACGTGGACCTGCGCCTGCGCATCGACGGCATCCTCCACCAGCTCTATACGGACATGAGCCCGGAGACGGTCCACGAGGTCGTCAACCGCATCAAGGTGCTCGCCCAGATGGACATCACCGAGCGCCGCAAGCCCCACGATGGGCGCATCCGGGCGGTCATCGAGCTCGGCGAGAGCCAGCGCAAGGTCATCGACTACCGCGTGAGCGTGGTGCCCAGCCCGGCGGGTGAGGACGTCGTCATCCGCATCCTCGACGCGAACGCTGGCCTCGTCCCGGTGACCCAGCTCGGGATGAGCCAGGACATGCATCGCACCTTCCTGCAGTTGCTCGCCAACCCCGAGGGACTGGTGCTCGTCACGGGGCCCACCGGGAGCGGGAAGACCACCACGCTCTACTCGGCACTGGCCCAGCTCACCGATGGGCGCAAGAAGATCATCACCGCCGAGGACCCCATCGAGTACTTCGTCCCCAAGATCAACCAGAAGCAGGTCAGCGAGCACATGCCGTACCCCGTGCTGCTGCGGGCGCTGATGCGCCAGGACCCGAACGTGCTGCTGATGGGCGAGGTCCGCGACCTGGAGACGGGCAGCACCGCCATCAACGCCGCTCGCACCGGCCACATCGTGCTGGGCACGCTCCACACCGCGGACGCCGTGGGCACCATCGGCCGCCTGCGGGGCCTGGAGCTGGATGACACGGACATCGCGGACGCGCTGCTGGCTGTCCTGGCCCAGCGGCTCGCGCGCCGCGTCTGCGAGAAGTGCTCGGAGCCGAGAGAGCCCACCGAGGAGCAGCGGGCGCTGTTCGGCCGACTCCTGGACGGCATTCAGCTCCGGGCGGGTCGCGGCTGCGACCACTGCCACCACACGGGATACCGCAAGCGCGTCGGCATCTTCGAGATGCTCGTGGTGGATCCGGGGATGCAGGATCTCATCGTCGCCGGCGCCCACAACGCACAGCTGCGCAAGTACGCCCGCGAGAAGGGCTTCAAGACCATGGTCGATGACGCGCTGGAGAAGATCGCCTCCGGCCAGACCTCGCTGGACGAGCTCGTGCGCGTGGTGCCCTACCGGCACATCATCGCCACCCGCGACGAGCGACAGGGAAAGTGA
- a CDS encoding aldo/keto reductase: MERRPLGNTGLQVSVLGFGAGPVGDATLSEDEAGALLHGVLDAGINLIDTAPSYGASEERIGRHLQGRRGEFVLSTKCGYGVPGVEDWTGPCITQGIELALRRMRTDVIDVMHFHSCPVDVLERPGVVDALTRAVEQGKVRVAAYSGDNHALAHALDMGRFGSIQVSVNLFDQRAIDWGIARARERGVGVIAKRPLGNAPWRFSERPGAQDVALYWDRMRQMALDPRGLDWSELALRFAAFVPGVATCIVGTTKVENLMRNVRALEHGQLAPELVNHIRDAFRRNDHGWDGQI, encoded by the coding sequence ATGGAGCGCCGTCCCCTGGGAAACACCGGCCTACAGGTCTCGGTTCTTGGATTTGGGGCAGGGCCCGTGGGGGACGCGACGCTGTCCGAGGATGAGGCTGGGGCGCTGCTCCACGGCGTCTTGGATGCGGGGATCAACCTCATCGACACCGCGCCCAGCTATGGGGCCTCCGAGGAGCGCATCGGACGGCACCTGCAGGGGCGCCGCGGGGAGTTCGTGCTCTCCACCAAGTGTGGCTACGGCGTGCCGGGCGTGGAGGACTGGACGGGCCCGTGCATCACCCAGGGCATCGAGCTGGCGCTGCGTCGGATGCGCACGGACGTCATCGACGTGATGCACTTCCACTCGTGCCCCGTCGATGTCCTGGAGCGGCCCGGCGTCGTGGACGCGCTCACGCGGGCCGTGGAGCAGGGCAAGGTGCGCGTGGCGGCGTACTCCGGGGACAACCACGCGCTGGCGCACGCGCTGGACATGGGCAGGTTCGGTTCGATCCAGGTGTCTGTAAACCTGTTCGACCAGCGCGCCATCGACTGGGGAATCGCACGCGCGCGGGAGCGCGGCGTGGGGGTCATCGCCAAGCGGCCCCTGGGGAATGCACCGTGGCGGTTCTCGGAGCGCCCGGGAGCACAGGACGTAGCGCTCTACTGGGACCGGATGCGCCAGATGGCGCTGGATCCGCGAGGCCTGGACTGGAGCGAATTGGCGCTGCGCTTCGCAGCCTTCGTCCCCGGCGTGGCCACCTGCATCGTGGGCACCACGAAGGTGGAGAACCTGATGCGCAACGTGCGCGCCCTGGAGCACGGCCAATTGGCGCCGGAGCTCGTCAATCACATCCGCGACGCGTTCCGGCGCAACGACCACGGGTGGGACGGACAGATTTGA